GCGGGAAGCCAGGCGCCGAGGCGCGGGTGCGGGCTGAGTTCCGGCAACACGCGTGCTTGCCGCGCTCCGACGTGCTGCGCATCGAGTACCTGTACCGTCGCGGGAAGCGCCAGTTGCAGTTGCTGCGTTCTGGCCACGCCACGGCCATGGGCGCCTTCGTACGCCTCCGGGACCCCACCAAAGAGCCGCCCCACCATGATGGGGAGCGTCCGACGAGCCTGGGGCCTCCTGAGACCGCGTCTGATGGACGGTGACAGGTGGATGGCCCAGGCTCATCAGATGGCTCATCTGATGATGGCCCAGGGGAACAGGGGCTCCTCCACCTGACTGCAAGGGACAATCGCTCACTTATTTAATGGGAAGCGAGAAGTCTTGAGAGATGCTCAAGGGACTGCAGGAGGTCAGAGGGTGACCTCTTGCGACCGGGGTTTCAAGGATCACCCTAGTCGATGGAGACAGATTTGGTGGATAGTAACAGTTTGGTCTCTGCGGTGCGAGCCTGGTCAGCTGCTGTGGATCAAGCTGAAAGTCACTCGGTGGAAAACTACTTCCTCTTACGACGGAAACCCCTTCTCAATCCTCAGAACACACACCCTGATTTGTCAAAGAGAAATACATACATGTAAATACCCTGCACTTACACACGCCCTTCTCCTATCTTTTTGTGATTCGGAGCAGAGCTGAGTTTTCTCGATGAGGACTTGGGTGAAGCTTTGATGGTTCTTGGTGAGAACCCCAGAATCCCCCCATCCCCACTTGGAAGTCCTAGCCCTGGCTGCCATTCGTTATGATGGACTAAAAACATGAGGAAGTGGCCAAGGTCAGTCACCCCCGACTGATCACCTGCCCAGACCTCTACTTGATGGTTCTAAAAAGGAAGCTTGAGTCCTCCTGTGCTCATCTTTCCTCAGGATTGCTTGAAGAAAGTGAATAAAATTTGGAGTGTGAATACTTGCGGGTTGGTGGTCTTTAAAGATTATGTGATGGGCATGGGTTTCTTTGAGGAGCCCCACTAGACAGGTTGGTTGAAGCAGCAGCTCTCTCTCTAGCATGGAGAGATACTACCCTGTCCTGACCCCCAGAAAACCCCAAATGACTCCTAGTAAGGTAGGAGAGACGAGGAGGCCTTATTATAACGCCTGAGGCAGTCATAAGGTCCACAAAccctttttgtttggggaccatacctaatGATGCTTAGGccttctggcagggctctgggggaccatatgggatgccaggaatcaaacctgggtcagctatatacaaGACCAGCACATtatccactgaactattgcttcggccccctgCAAATCCTTTTTATGGATTCACAAAACCTGGGAACTTCATTCTCACATCCTGCTGAGGAGTTCTGTATCTGCTGCAAGCTGAGATTTTTGTCTCCAGGAATGTGGGAGGTAAAAAAGGACCCAGAGGCCTCTACCTGAAACATTTCTCTGGTTAAAGTGGGAAATGGGTGAAAAGTTTGTAGGTAGAAGGAGAGGATCTTAGAGAAGTATACACCTCAGACGGAGAAGACAGATGAAAGAAATTGTCTCAGCCCTAATTTCAACAGCGAAGGAAGATTCCCTAATAGATATAAAGTGAACATTAGAGCTTAAAGggttgagcacaggctttgcagcaGGAGGCCCAGATTGGGTGGTTAAGGGCAGTTGGTCTCCACAGACCTCCAACTTCCTGCACCAAGTCCACAGTCCTTGAGCAATGGAAAGTTCCTAACTTTAGTTGGAACTCCACTCCCTGACCCACCAGCCTCAATTTCCACCCACCCCCATTCTCCTACTCAAAGAAACTACTTGTCCTTAGATTTTTGCCTCAGGGTCTGAGGAAACCCAACCCATATATATAGGGCTGGTTCAGCTCAGGTACTGTAGAAAGGACTGGAGAGCTACCACAGCAGGTAaagccttgtacttggccaaccttagtttgatccctgataaccgatagggtccctcaagcttgccaggagtaatccctgagtactgctggatgtggtttaaaaaaaaagggctgtCCAGTCACCGCAGGGCCATGGCATCACTTTTGAGTATCCAAGAATCCCATATCTTCACAAGCCTGCTCTAGACCAAATGCTGGTGTCTCTCCAAATTCATAGGGATGGCTTAAGGAGGGAGTTGTGCAGCTGTGAGAAATTATTAGATCTAGAGGGTGGAGCCCTAATCCCATTACCCAAAGAGCTGTCTTGCCCCTTCTGCCATGAGGCATGGGCCAGAGTATGAAGCATGAAGCATATACTCCTCAGGCAGGCATCACATCTGCTAGGCCTGGATCTTGCACTTCACTGCCACCAGCACAGAGTTGAGTCAGAGACCAGGAGTCTGGTCTGAGGTGACAGTACAGGCTGCCaactcatgtttgatccctggcatcccatacagttccccaaacactgccaggagaagTTCCTGCCATTTACTAGACAGATGTGCCTCCCACCcactaaaaacaaaagagcaagaGTGACTAGTCCAATAGCAGTGAATCTTTATTACACGTCTGCTTGGGCCTTAGAGTGGGGGAGGCCCATTGACATAGCTGAGCACCAGGTAAGGTGTCCTGGCCAGCTGGCTAGACGAGCAGCAGGGGTCCCCTGACATGGGCAGCAGCACTGTGGCCCCCatcaggagaaggaagagaaggaggatgaagaaggtcaggggccaCCAGATTGCAGGAGCTGGGGTCCTGCAAGCGGAAATGCTGCTTTAAAAGAGGGGTCAGAGCTGCCCCCTTGCCCCTATTCCTAAACCCCACCTGATATCTCACCCTGGCGCTGCTGTCAGCATCATCTCCTGGAGCCTGGGAGGTGCATGCCGCTTCTTGGCCTTCCAGTGGACAGCAGGTGGCAAGTTACTTGGGGAGTGGACTAATCCATGTTGCCCAAGAGCTAAAGAGTTCCTTTCCCGGCACCCTCATAGTCCCCAGGGCCTCATATGGATTTGGCCCCACAGGAATAGCTGTCTCTCTGTACCTATCCTTCCAGTCAGTCCCCTTTACCTAGAAACTAGAAACACTGGCTAAATCTAGGGCTTGAGGTTCCTGTGCAGCCAGATCCATCCCTCCACTTCCATAATTGAACAGGCAATCAGAGCTTCATCAGCCACTGTCAGGGGTGGAGCCAAAATCAGAACTGAACCCTGGTCTTGCGGAGCAGGTAAAGTGAGTACAAAGTGAGTATGTCGCTCTTGGACAGCCCTTGGGGGAGTGAGGAGCTCCAGGAAAGGAGGAACTGAGCCCTGATAGCATTCAACATCCTGAGTTCAGAAAAGCCGGAATTTCCACTTTCAGTTCCATGGAGAAACAACATGCCCTTTGTGCCTAATTTGGCTTGGAATGTATGACACCCCCAAAAACATGATTCCCCAATGAGGATGCATTGAGTGTGGCTCAGAAGAAGCAAAGATTCCCATTGATATATCTGGCTAAAAACCAGCTCACCTGATTTTTCTGGAGCAGGGAGTGTCTCTGATGTCCTGCTAAGTGTTTTCGACGGCTAAGGCCTGACATGAGCAGGTCCTATGGGGCAAGAGAGGTATGAGGTCCTGGGAGAACTGGTGACAGAGACACAAAGTTGGGGAAAGGTCAGATGAACTTGTCATAGAAGTGAGAGTGAGAAGCGAGATCTCGGAAGGGACAGGAGGGCAAAGCCAAAATAATGAAGAGAAGCAGGGAAGCTGTTAActtgggtttgagtcccagcacccatagagtcccctgattTGTAGGAGTCCCAGcacccatagagtcccctgatccctaggaacagagccaggagtaagctctgagcagcaccaagtgtggcccaaacaccaccccacctcccccaaaaaaataaaaaataaaagcaaacaaacattaAGGGAAGAGAgacattcattcaacaaattgTGTTCCTGCCAGGCACTGTTCTTAGGGACTGGGACAGAAAGAGACAATGCCCTGACAGTCACAGTTCAGGAAACAGGAGTCCATAAATTAACAAGACAATGGAAAATGAAGACAGGTGGTGAATTCATGCAGGGCTGTAAAGACAATATTTGGAGGCTAGGACCAGCCTCTGAAGAAAGGACCTGTGAACAAAGAGCAAAGATGAATAAAGGGAGTGTAGGGGGCAAGGGGTGCTAGGGAACTCCAAGTAGGGCACAACACTTAAAGGTCTGAAGAAGGGCTGGAGAGGAAGCTCTGGGATTAACAGAGCTTGTACACACCAAACTGGGTTCTGTAAGgggacatatggtcccctaagcactgccaggagtaacccccaaactcaaagccaagagtaagtcctgagcactgctggatgtgaccccaaacaaacacacaaaaggcCTGAAGAAGGGACAGGAGGCTGGCATGGGTGTAGCAGGTGAGAGCAAGAGAGGAAattcaggggcctgagtggtggtgcaagaggtatggtatctgccttgcacacgctaacctaggaaagaccgtggtttgatcccccagcatcccatatggtcccccaagccaggagcaatttctgagcacatagccaggagtaacccctgagtgtcaccaggtgtggcccaaaagcgagagagagagagagagagagagagagagagagagagagagagagagagagagagagagagagagatgcagacaTGGGCAAGAGGAAACAGAGGCATGAGTGGGAGGATAAAaaagagagctggagagacagagaTGACAAAGACAGGGAGAAGAAATCCCATGAGAGAAGGAAATGGGAAGCCCTCTCAGAAGGGAAGGCCCCCAGTATCCTGTGAGTGCAGGATGGGGGAATCGCCAGCTTCTCTCACCTCAAGGCCTTGACCCCTGCTTTGGGGACGCCAATAGCCACACAGCTCACAGGGGGCTCCTGGAGTCCAGGCCATCCTTCGTGCCAGAGGGCCAATGCCACCCACATCCCCTGCTGGATCCCACTCCAGCTCTGCAGGACTGGGGAGGCTGCTGGGTGCCCAAGGGCCCCAGATCCCACCAGGTCCTGGTCTGTCTGAGTCTCCCTCCACTTCTAAGTCCTGGTCCAGTGTGTCAGCCTCCTCGAATACCTATTCAGAGGACAGAAGTCAGGGGCTGGGAGCATGGGCCCTGGACTGGGGACCTCCAGGGCAGGTCATACCAGGCTGGAACTGACCAGCTGAGCCTGCAGCTGCCACAGTCGCCAGAAGATGCTGTCCCGGTGGGTTCCCAGCGCCCTCAGGATCTGCTCTAAGGATGCCCGGGCCTGCGGTTCACTCCTCTGTGCCAGCCTCTCTCCAAATGCCACCAAGGCATCCACACGCTCTGCTGCTCCGCGCAGATCTGCCTGCAGGGCCTGGAGACACATGGTTGGagggcgcacacacacacacacacacacacacacacacacacacacacacacacacacacacagcaggggGTACCAAAGGTTCATAACTCAAGCTACAGCTCCTCTACTTTTCTTCCAGACACTTGGACCATGAAATAAACTCATTTCCCACCCCTCAAAATCAAACCAGCACCCACACTCACCCTCTCTGCACCTGCAATCCACACTCCCCACCTGCAGTTGGACGATCCTGCTCTGTGCCGATGCCCAGCGCCCCATGCCCCGCTCCAAGTCCTGCAGCCGAAGGCTGAGCCCCAACAGACAAAGGTGCAGATTGTCTTGCTCAACGTCCAGTACCTCCCTGCTAGAAATGGGGCACTGGGGGACATAAGGGCTGAATCAAGACCAGTGAGCCAACCCAGATATTGTGCCATTTCTGTTGCCACCCCTCTTTTGTAGCTTCTAATATTTAGGGTGCTTCCCCACCAGAATCTGTCACGTCAAGTCTGTCCCAGAAAAGTCCCTCTTCCAGCCCCCAGAATTGTTTCAGCTGGAGTCAGGCTTCATGACCTTAGTTCCAAGTGTCCAGACCGACAGGGTCCTAAAGACTGAGACGTGTGGTGTGTGTGGGTCTAGACAGTAAGAGGTATTGGAACTGGATAATCCAAAGAGTGGGCCTGAGGTGGAATAATTCTGAAATTAAAACCTGATGGGGACTAGAGAGGtaggacaggggttaaggcacttgctttgcatgtggctggtccaggttcaatccccaacactgcctATGGTTCCCAGACTGACTATTGCTATTACCAGGACTGAGTACAGCCTGAATACAGTAATACccagccctgagtacagctgggtgtgataccaaaacaaaccaaaactactGACAGACTGTTCCCCATATACCCACCTCACAGCTGCCTGTAGAATTAAaggctggaggccagagaaacagtaaagggattataatttttgtttgtttgttttttgtttgtttgtttgtttttagcccacacccggcagtgctcaggggttactcctggttgtctgctcagaaatagctcctggcaggcacgggggaccatatgggacaccgggattcgaaccaaccacctttggtcctggatcggctgcttgcaaggcaaacgccactgtactatctctccgggcccagtaaagTGATtatggtgattgccttgcacacagtcaaacctggtttgatccctgccaccccatatggtcccccaagtaccaccaggagtgatttaagactgtagagccaggaataagacctgggcaccaccaggtgtgaccccaaaacaaaatttaaaggctTGTCCAGAACCTCACCTCATCTCCGGGGTGGATTTCAGATTCTGGGGAACAGAGAGGAGATGAGAGAGGCACAGGAACTGGATCACCACAGCTCACCTCAGGGTGCTTCCGCCCAACTCGATCCTCAGGGGCAGGTGTTGGCAATGTGGAGGACTCAGCAGCAGATTCAGCACCCCTTAGACTGCCTAGGAAACGCTCTGAAGAGTCCAAGGAGTCCTCCCCCAGTTCTGAGGCCTGTTCTGGCCTGCGGCATTGACAGGCCAGATAAATGAGATGAGCCTGTTACTCCAAAAAGAAAactatccccccccccttttggaCCCAACTTTCAGCAATGCCAACATCTACCTGATGGCAGCAATTTCCACTTCTCTAGGAGCTCCAGGGGGGTGGGTGTCTGAGGGGAGTCTAGGGGTCAGCAGTGGAGTCAGGGCCATTGTTGGGGGTCTGGGAACAGACCAAAGAGGAgctccagcagcagcagcaccttTACCCTACCTGGGGGGACCCAGCCAGAACTCCCATTGGCCAGAAACAGCCAAGGGCCTAGGGGCAGGCTCAGCTGGACACCTCCCAGAAACCTGACCCAGGTAACTTTATGCCTTGCCCAGGTGACTCTTAAGCACTACTTAACTCTTTCCTCCCTGGGAGACCAGTGGCTGAACCTCCCAAGCTGAGCTCACCCCAGCTATATCCCCACTCAAGAGGCCTGGATTCTGTGCGCAGcggtatggagtttgccttgcatgcagccaacacagggtggaccccagtttgattcccagcatcccgtatggtcctccgagcctgccaggagcgatttctgagtgcagagccagaaataacccctcagcaccactgggtgtgaaccaaaagccatcccccctaaaaaaaatgaatatcaaaggagtacagtgggtggggcgcTTGTCTTGCTTATGACCATtttgaacatgccaggagtgacccctgagcactaagcaaggagtaagtcctgagtaccaaaggtaccaccgagtgtgaccctcTTCCCCAAAATAATATCAAAGACCATCAACTCCAAGCTCTCCTCCTTGGCAAACACCCCAATGACAGACTTTGCGAGaggccctttattttattttattattttttgggggggcccacacctggtaacgctcaggagttactcctggctatacgctcagaaatagctcctggcttgggggaccatatgggacaccggggattgaaccgcggtccatcctaggctaagcgcaggcaaggaaggcaccttacctctagcgcccccaTGCCGGCCCTGCGAGAGACCCTTTAGTTTAATAGTATATAAACTAATTTGGCAAAGGAAAAGTTGCCTGTTTACATCTCCTGAAAGGTGTACCTTTTTACTTGTGGTGCAATTGTCCATATCTTTGGAATCTTTCTTGACCTTAGGGTGCATTTCCCCATTCTGGATTTTCCATGGTTTCCCACTTGAGATAtgtattttgatcttttttttttcaatatggagaaaaacagccccccccccaacacacaaacacactttcTATTCCAGATAAACTTGCTTTACTTCACTACTTGTGTCCTGAAATTCTTTGCTCCGAGGGAAGGCAACAGACTTGGAGGGCCTGAATAtggtctaggactgactttcctgcAAAGAAGTTTCCTGCTCCAGCCTGAGTCCAAAGCTCCCCCCAAgaaatggggtgtcagggattattTCCCACGCCAGGCAGAACAAGTGGAACTCTGGTGCAGTTTGATGACCACCTTGTGGGGCTGGTGAGACATGAGGTCTGTACCATGCAGAGGCTCAGAGCAGACTCACTTCAGCCCTAGACTTCCCAGGCATTTCCTGTGATTACCCCAACTGGGAAAGATGGAAGCTGCAGACTTCCACTGTGGGGTCTTCGCCACTTTCCTTCCTGTAGGGGACCCTGTGTCTTTCTTTGGTGGGAGCCCTCTCCCATCAGCAACACAAGCATCTAGCCTGCTACCCCAAATCCAAGAACAGAGTactttttgttagtttatttgaaACACATTGATTTCATgttgtgacttctttttttttgtcacacctggcaccactcaggggttactcctggctctacactcagaaattgcccctggcaggctaaggggaccaaatgggatgccaggattcgaaccaccatctgttctggttcagttgtttgcaaggcaaatgccctacctctgtgctgtcactccagccccatggtgtGACTTCTTGGCATTTCCACACAGTAATTAGAAGTTTAGATAATTCGGAGGAGGCACCTCTGCTGCAGGCTGCATAGAGCACAGGGTCCCAGAGGCCGGGAATCTGGGCCGTGTTTGGGCAGGAGGATCCCAGAGACTGGGAATGCAGTCACTTGCCGAGCAGAAGGCCAGTGCGCAGCACACGGGGCACTCGGCGGATGGTCAGCGAGATGCGGGTGCCTCGCACCAGGCGTGCTCCGGGCTGTGCCAAGGTACAGGAGGCTGCGTTGGGTGGCAAGGAGGTTGGGTCCAGTTCATCTACACTGGCAGGCGCGATGCCATGGAGGAGGCTCGTGTAGGCAGGGCCTCGAAGCACCAAAAGGCTTCGAGGTTCCAACAGCAGTGAGGTAGCGGGCCTGAGTGGGGGGCAAGGCTGTGAAGAAGGTTCTACATCAGTGGAACTCCAGAGAGTGAAGGTGGAAAAGAGGTTTGGGAGGGTGAGGTCAGGGAATAAGATTAGCAAATTCCCACAGGCACAGGCTAGAGAGTCAGGTGTTTTCAAATGAATGGAGATGTCAGGAGTGACAAACCTCTGTTGGGAGGAAGGTCCCCAGGCCAGAACTTTCTTAGAAAGGCTGAGAAAGTGGGTGTCTAAGGAAAGGAAAGCAGTCAGCTGAATGGAAGAATCTCTGATCCCAGAACTGGGTGGAGCTGTGCCAAGGGCAGAGATCAGGATGGGTGGCACAAGGTGGTACAGAAGGGATATGAGAGCAGTCATGAGCTTGTAAACTAAAATAGGGAGccctgggggggggcagagaaatgCACAgtgggtggagcatttgccttgcagatggctgacctgggttcaatccttggcaccctagttttctgagcctgccaggagtgattcctgagtgcagagccaggaaaaacacctgagcatcaccaggtgtggctcctaaacaaaaccaacaaaaagaggTCCAAACATCCTCACAGAGGGCAGCTGGGAAATCTGGAAATCCTTGAGCAAATCCTGTATTGAAGTGCGACTCTGGGGTTGTCCTCTCTACAGGTTACATTTTTGGAGTGGCAGGTGCTCTGTGACATGAGCACAAAACACTAGGTTGCTGAAGGGGATACCAGGGCCATCAGTGAGTAATGTTGGGGAGTCAGAGAAAGTGAATGTCTGCTGCAGAGCTGGAGACCCTGCAGAGGTTTGTAGACCATTGGCTTTGGAGCACTCTGAGCATGGGAGCCCTGGTGCATGTGCTACTTTGATTTCTGGGCACCCTATCGATAGATGGGCTGGGTGTCTGGGGGATATAGGTGAGCTCCATCTTCCCAGTATGAGGAACGGAGAGGAAACAGAGGAA
This window of the Suncus etruscus isolate mSunEtr1 chromosome 14, mSunEtr1.pri.cur, whole genome shotgun sequence genome carries:
- the SDHAF1 gene encoding succinate dehydrogenase assembly factor 1, mitochondrial, with amino-acid sequence MSRPSRLQRQVLSLYRELLRAGRGKPGAEARVRAEFRQHACLPRSDVLRIEYLYRRGKRQLQLLRSGHATAMGAFVRLRDPTKEPPHHDGERPTSLGPPETASDGR
- the SYNE4 gene encoding LOW QUALITY PROTEIN: nesprin-4 (The sequence of the model RefSeq protein was modified relative to this genomic sequence to represent the inferred CDS: substituted 1 base at 1 genomic stop codon) encodes the protein MALTPLLTPRLPSDTHPPGAPREVEIAAIRPEQASELGEDSLDSSERFLGSLRGAESAAESSTLPTPAPEDRVGRKHPECPISSREVLDVEQDNLHLCLLGLSLRLQDLERGMGRWASAQSRIVQLQALQADLRGAAERVDALVAFGERLAQRSEPQARASLEQILRALGTHRDSIFWRLWQLQAQLVFEEADTLDQDLEVEGDSDRPGPGGIWGPWAPSSLPSPAELEWDPAGDVGGIGPLARRMAWTPGAPCELCGYWRPQSRGQGLEVREADTSLAPXDLLMSGLSRRKHLAGHQRHSLLQKNQAKKRHAPPRLQEMMLTAAPGTPAPAIWWPLTFFILLLFLLLMGATVLLPMSGDPCCSSSQLARTPYLVLSYVNGPPPL